Sequence from the Pedobacter sp. D749 genome:
TGTCGCCGCTCCACAACCGTTTATCAGAAGAAGTAGCACCTGGTGTTTTTCTTTTTGGCAATGCTTACTCTCGTGTGGTATCCTGGGATTTTATTCTTAAAAGATATTTCAACCAGACAGAGAAGAAACATCATCAAAACCTTTTACCCAATAAAAGAAGAACCTGGATGATCAGTCGCGTAGCGGCAAAAGATGCCGTTCGGAATTTATTAAATACACAGAAAAATCAGGCCTGTTACCCCATCACTTTCGAAATTTATTCTGATGAGCACCGCAAACCTTATGTTAAAGGGGGTTTAACAGAAAACATCAATATTTCCATTGCCCACAAAGGAACTGATGCTGTTGGCATAGCCCGTTTTAACGAAGCCGTTGGTATTGATATCGAACATATTGAAGAACGCAGCGCTGGTTTCTTCGACCTTGTGTTTAACGATCATGAAATGGCCCTGCTTGAAAGCCGCGACAAAATTGAATGGGCAACCCGCTTTTGGGTAGCTAAAGAAGCCTATGGAAAATACCTGGGCAAAGGCTTACAGGGCAATCCAAAAGCCTACACCGTTGAAGAAATTAACGGCGAAGAATTACGCATCAATAACATCAAAATCAAAACAATCAAACATAAAAACTATATCATCGGATGGACACTATAACGACAAAATTAAGCAGCGAAGAAATCTTCAGCCTCATGAAACAATTCATCACAGAAGTAATCGGCGAGGAATTTGTTGAAGAAATGGATATTACCCCTGAAAGTTCTTTCACCAAGGATCTGGAAATGGATAGCATCGAAATTGTATCTTTTTCCGAAAAAATCAAAGCGCATTTTGGCGATCAGATCGATTTTACAGGCTGGTTATCATCAATGGATCTTGATCAGTTGATCAACTTAAACTTAGGCATGATCATCTCTTACATTGAAGAATGCCAATCGTAACGGTAAACGGCAAATCGGTTCACATTCAGGAGCTCAATAAAGAAGCTACTGAAAGCATCGTTCTGGTTCACGGGATGTTTAGTAACCTGTCTGTCTATTATTTCAGTATTGCACCCCTACTCGCCACAAAATATCACGTCGTGCTTTATGATCTGAAAAGCCATGGCATGAGCGAAAAGGCGTTAACAGGCTACGATCTGGAGAGCATGACCAACGACCTACTTGCATTGATGGAAGAATTAAAGCTGCAAAAAGTGCATTTGGGTGGTTATAGTTTCGGTGGATTGATTGCTTTAAAAATGGCTATCCGCTTCCCCGAACGAATTAACAAACTGGCCGTGATTGAAGCACCAGATCCTAATGATGATAAAACAAGGGGAATAATTGATGAGTATAGTCGTGAGTTTTTAGAACATTACGTCGAAAACTTTACCGATACCACTAAAGCAAAAATGGGTAAAAGGCAAATGGAGCGTAACCACCGCATGTATGAGTACCTCTTTTATCAAACTTCAATTAAAACCGACATGGAGCTGGAAAAAGATTTTTTTGACAGCCCTGCGATCGAAACGATAAAAAAGGCCACCCTGTTGCTTTATGGTACCGATTCTAATTGTCTTAATGCAGGCAAACAGTTAGATGGGGCGATTGAAAATGCGTCGTTAATTGCCGTTCCAGGTGACCATAATATTCCGATCCAGCAACCATTGGTAATCGCTGAAGCATTGTTAAACTTCTTTCAGGAAACATAAATTAAACACATATGGCAAAATTCGTATTCGTTGTTCCGCCCCTAACCGGCCATATTAACCCTACACTGAGTATGGGTACAACCTTAATCGAAAGAGGTCACCGTGTAGGATGGATTACTTTAGATGAATCATTAGGGGATAAACTTCCTGAAGGTGGTGAACTACTTGTGATCAGATACAATCAGAACGACCAACAGAAAAAAGATTCAGAAAAATACCTCGATATCATTACCAAAAAAATTGTTTATGGCATTGATAGCATCAAATTTTTGTATGAAGAAGTATTGATTCCGCTCAACAGGCATAGTTATGAAGGTATTGCCGGTTTACTTGATCAGTTTAAGCCAGATCTGGTGATTACTGATCATCAGATGTTTGCAGGAGCTATTGCAGCAACGAATAAAAACTATCCTTATGTAACCTCAGTTACTGCACCTGCAGCGATAAAAGTAATGGATGAATTGCCAAAAGTACACGAATGGGAAGTGAATCAGATTGTAGAACTGCAAAAAGAATTCGGCATTAGTACAACCGGCTCTATTGCCTGTTCTGATCTTGCCACCTTGGTATTTACTTCGAGGGATTTTTTCGGGGAGATGGATTTGCCAGAACATTTTAAGTTTGTAGGCCCCGTTTTTAACCGCCGTAAAAATAAAATTCCTTTTACATGGGAAGCATTTCATACCAGCAAACCAAAAATACTGGTCAGCATTGGCACCACCTTCGACCATGAGCATAAGAAAAACTTCTTCGCCAAAGTAATCGATGCTTTTGCTGATGAAGACCTGCAGGTGGTTGTGGTTTCAGATCCTGCTCTATTTGAGGAATGGCCGGCTAATTTTACGGTACAGCGCCAGGTGCCACAATTGGAACTTTTGCCACACCTCGATGCCGTGGTTTGCCATGGAGGGCACAATACTGTTTGTGAAACCTTGATGAATGGCCTCCCTATGGTAGTTATTCCTATAGCCTACGATCAGAGCCATGTAGCCGGACGTGTTTTTAGGGTTGGTGCAGGAGAACGTTTAAATTTTAACCGCTTTAAAGCCAATCACCTTAAAGAAGCTGTAAACAAAGTGCTGCAGAACGACAGTTACAAAATAGCTGCAGAACAAATTAAACGGTCCTTTATTCAAGCTGGCGGAACAGAAAGCGCCGCCGATTTACTGGAGGCATTAAGCAACAAAACCTCAAACGTATTCATCAGTTAAATTATAACCTTATGTCAAAATTCCTTTTCGTTGTCCCGCCCTTTTTCGGCCATATTAGCCCAACATTAAGCATTGGTGCAAGTTTATTGGCCAGAGGCCATGAGGTAAAATGGCTGGGTATTACCCCGCTTGCACAGGTGCATTTAC
This genomic interval carries:
- a CDS encoding phosphopantetheine-binding protein gives rise to the protein MKQFITEVIGEEFVEEMDITPESSFTKDLEMDSIEIVSFSEKIKAHFGDQIDFTGWLSSMDLDQLINLNLGMIISYIEECQS
- a CDS encoding alpha/beta fold hydrolase, translated to MPIVTVNGKSVHIQELNKEATESIVLVHGMFSNLSVYYFSIAPLLATKYHVVLYDLKSHGMSEKALTGYDLESMTNDLLALMEELKLQKVHLGGYSFGGLIALKMAIRFPERINKLAVIEAPDPNDDKTRGIIDEYSREFLEHYVENFTDTTKAKMGKRQMERNHRMYEYLFYQTSIKTDMELEKDFFDSPAIETIKKATLLLYGTDSNCLNAGKQLDGAIENASLIAVPGDHNIPIQQPLVIAEALLNFFQET
- a CDS encoding glycosyltransferase encodes the protein MAKFVFVVPPLTGHINPTLSMGTTLIERGHRVGWITLDESLGDKLPEGGELLVIRYNQNDQQKKDSEKYLDIITKKIVYGIDSIKFLYEEVLIPLNRHSYEGIAGLLDQFKPDLVITDHQMFAGAIAATNKNYPYVTSVTAPAAIKVMDELPKVHEWEVNQIVELQKEFGISTTGSIACSDLATLVFTSRDFFGEMDLPEHFKFVGPVFNRRKNKIPFTWEAFHTSKPKILVSIGTTFDHEHKKNFFAKVIDAFADEDLQVVVVSDPALFEEWPANFTVQRQVPQLELLPHLDAVVCHGGHNTVCETLMNGLPMVVIPIAYDQSHVAGRVFRVGAGERLNFNRFKANHLKEAVNKVLQNDSYKIAAEQIKRSFIQAGGTESAADLLEALSNKTSNVFIS